From Sulfuracidifex tepidarius, one genomic window encodes:
- a CDS encoding nucleotidyltransferase family protein — MHAVILAGGFGKRLRPLTDDRPKPLIEVAGKPIIEWQILHFKRYGISSFIFLTGYKWDVLAEWVSKNEKRLKISAYFSIEEEPLGTGGALKKVKEILGEQNEFIVTNGDVVTNLDFSKMDVKESVATIALVPLKSPYGIVETKDGLITSFREKPVLENYMINAGVYMMSPKIFDLLPDRGDVEKATFPKLAEAGQLKGAKFKDVYWRSIDTLKDIEEASSELPQVIPS, encoded by the coding sequence ATGCACGCTGTAATTTTGGCAGGAGGTTTTGGAAAGAGGCTTAGGCCTCTTACAGATGACAGACCAAAGCCTTTGATAGAGGTCGCGGGAAAACCGATTATTGAGTGGCAGATACTCCACTTCAAGAGGTATGGTATTTCATCCTTCATTTTCCTTACAGGTTACAAGTGGGATGTCCTAGCTGAATGGGTGAGCAAGAACGAGAAGAGGTTGAAGATATCAGCTTATTTCTCTATTGAGGAAGAACCCCTTGGGACTGGAGGAGCGTTGAAGAAGGTTAAGGAAATCCTAGGAGAGCAAAATGAGTTCATTGTGACTAACGGTGACGTAGTGACCAACTTGGACTTCTCGAAGATGGACGTAAAGGAAAGCGTTGCAACAATAGCTTTGGTACCTCTGAAAAGCCCGTACGGAATAGTAGAAACTAAAGACGGATTGATAACCAGCTTCAGGGAAAAGCCTGTGCTAGAGAACTACATGATAAATGCCGGAGTTTATATGATGTCTCCAAAGATATTTGATTTGCTTCCTGATAGAGGGGATGTAGAAAAAGCAACTTTCCCTAAGCTCGCAGAGGCTGGTCAATTGAAGGGTGCTAAATTCAAGGATGTCTATTGGAGGTCTATAGATACGCTAAAGGACATAGAGGAAGCTTCAAGCGAGCTGCCTCAAGTGATTCCATCCTGA